The following is a genomic window from Thioclava electrotropha.
CGCCCGGATGATGGCGGCCCCTACCCGCCTCAAGACCGCCCGGCGCGAGCTGCAGCCCTTCATCTACATCGCCCCCGAACCCGGCGAGGTGCTGCTCTGGGAAAGCTGGCTGCGCCACGAGGTGCCGATGAACATGGCCGAGGACGAGCGCATCTCGGTGAGCTTCAATTACAAATGGGTGGATTGAGCCCTACGCTTTGATCGCAATCATAGCCAAACCGGGTCTCACCTGATTTCCTTGCTGCGCAACCAGATAACGGGAGCGCAGCATGAAAACACTCGTCGCCTATGCCTCCAGCGAGGGGCAAACCCGCAAGATCGCGCGGCACGTCGCCGACCGGATCTCCGAATTGGGCCATTCCGCCGAATTGATTTCCACTAAGGAAGCCGAGGGGATGGACCTCGACCGGTTCGACCGGATCATCCTCGCGGCCTCTATCCATGTCGGACATTATCAGGGCCGCTTCGCCGATTTCGTCGCAGAGCAACGCGACATCATCCGGAACCGCCCGAGCCTCTTCCTCTCCGTGTCCCTGGCCGCCGCCGGTCACGACGCGGAGGACTGGCGCGCCCTCGACAAGATCCTCAAGGATTTCGAGGCCGCTACCGGCTGGACGCCGGATCTGACGGAACAGATCGCGGGCGCTTACCTGCCGTCGAAATACGATGTCTTCCGGCGGTTCGTGATGCGCCGGATCGTGGCGAAGAAGGACCCCGATGCCGATCTCGACGCCGATATCGAATATACCGACTGGGAGGCGCTCGATGCGCTGATCGACGGCTGGATCTCCGACGGCGCCTGACCGCCCATCCTCCCAAAGCAAAAGCCCCGCCATCTCTGGCGGGGCTTTCGTTTGTCTTAAGCAGTCAGACCGGGATTACCAGTCCTGACGCTCGACGATACGGCAGGCGACCGGAAGCTTGGCCGCGCCGAGGCGCAGAGCCTCGCGAGCGGTCTCTTCGTTGACGCCGTCGATCTCGAACATCACGCGGCCGGGCTTGACCTTGGCGGCCCAACGGTCGACCGAACCCT
Proteins encoded in this region:
- a CDS encoding flavodoxin domain-containing protein; this translates as MKTLVAYASSEGQTRKIARHVADRISELGHSAELISTKEAEGMDLDRFDRIILAASIHVGHYQGRFADFVAEQRDIIRNRPSLFLSVSLAAAGHDAEDWRALDKILKDFEAATGWTPDLTEQIAGAYLPSKYDVFRRFVMRRIVAKKDPDADLDADIEYTDWEALDALIDGWISDGA